CTTCAGCACGGTTAAAACCGTATCAATTATTGCTTTTGATGCGGATTCGACTTCGAGATCGTCTGGTGCAGGTGCGCGCAATGTGGATTCGTAAACCCCCGGTCGCTCCTTGGCGAATGCCCGATAGGCGTGCAGCATGGAGGCAATTGCGTCATGACCCGCTTTGCCGATCGCGGCTCTTTGCATGCATCTATCCAATTCATGCAAGCCAAGAAGCGATAATTCACGCTTGAGCCCATCTAAACCTTCAATGTGATTGTAAAGAGACGGAGTTCGCACGCCAAGACGGTCAGCAACGAGGGACAACGTCAACTTGTCCAGTCCGATTTCATCCGCTAGCTCCCCCGCAGCATTCACGATGATCATCTTATTCAGCCCTGGCCTCGAAGCCATATTACATCGATCTCCTCAAGTTTCGTTCTCCCCGCTCAATTGCGCGATCTATTGCATCCAGCGGATCGTTCAAGACACGCCCGTGCCCAACAGCAAGCTGCGTGGGTCGCAAAGCACGTAAACGCTTGGCACTCTCCAAGGCTGTTGACTTATGCCATGTGGCTAAGGCCGGAAATGGAAACAATGGACGAAGTGTGCCGGATACAGCGATACCCCCGTGTGTCTGAAATGCATCTCCCGCAATGAGCGTGCCATCTCGCTCATCAAGAAATGCAACATGACCCGGAGTATGCCCAGGACACGAAATGACCTGCAAACTTCCAATTCGGTCTCCGTCTTTGAGAAAGTGCGTAGGCTTTGTCTGACAAGTTTTTATGTCACCTTTGATTTTCGCCTGTGATTCACCAGCATCAAGGCTGGTATCACCAGAGAGTAACCGGCTGTCTCGCTCCGAGATCATGATCTCTGCTGTAGGCAAAGCTCTACGCAGCTGATCTAAAGCGCCAACATGGTCCCCGTGGCCGTGGGTCAGTAGAATTCGCGAGATAGAAAGTCCCAAAGACCCAGCAGCTTGTTGAATTGCATTCGCACTTGAGGGAAACGCTGTGTCAATCAAAGTGGCGCCGTCATCTTCCTTTACAAGATAACAATTCACCGGGAATACACCGGGAAAAAACGTGATTTGGATACATTGACCGAATGTCGTCAACCGCACAGCGTCTCACCTGCCCATTTAAAGTAACTAATACAAATAAACATTAAACTAATACTGTTAGTTTTTCAAGAGGTGAACAATCATTTACGCACAAACGCAATGACGGAACAGTAGGACAAAAATATAGGAAACGTGTCCTGAGCGTGAAAACGAAGTGATATACCGAGAAGTAAAGGGTATCCGGATTTTGTGGTGGAACGAAAATGTAAGCCTTGCCCTGTAGTGTGTAATAAAATTCATCATACCGGTTGTTTAAACAGTTTTCTGAAGGGAGCTTTTTAAACTAACGCACCAGTCAGTTCAATGAGAAAAATCATAAAAAAGCACCCCGGATTTGGAGTGTTTTTATAGCCCATCATTTTTACTGTGGTGAATTTTATTTCGTTCTTCTTGGAATCTCTGTGGTCTGATAGAAGCTAATTTGTTTGTCGTGTATTTCATTCAAAGCAATGGTTACATTCCTACTTGTTTCAACGTTCGATAGCCGTTTGGCACCTGCTTGTAACTGGCGTGCCCTCATAGCAGCCATGATCACAATGGAGAATTTACTACCGAACATGTCGGTCAATGAATCAATTGAGGGATATAACATTCGATTTCGCCTCCCGTATCATACGCTAATTCGTCGTACTGTACAGGTTGCGATCCTGAACATTCAGTATATCATATTGACCTCGTACCACAATTCAAAACGTTTGCCCATTTTCGTGCAGGTTCCACAATCAATTCGGTTTCCACTGGTCAAAAATCTTCTGCACCCCTTATTCAGTCTTGCGCATTCGCACCCTACCGTGAAAATGGCATAAAAAAGTTCCCGTGATCTCCTCCAGTTCACTGTTGGTGATTTCAGGAAGCTGGTTGAACTGTGACTGTCAAACCAAGTTTCTCCAACGAATGCAAGTGACGACGAATAACTCGTTCTCGGTTCCTCTCCTCGTGGTACGTTGGCCCAAGGTCCTCGTATTCCGTCTGATTAACCAGCATGTGGTATATGATGATTAACATGTAGTGACCGACCGCCACGGCTGCTCTCTTGGATCCTCGGCGCGCAGCAATCCGATGATACCTAGCGGACAGATAGGTGTTCTTCGTTCTGGCGGCACCACGAGCGGCTTCGATTAACGCTTCTCGTAACCAAGGATCTCCCTTGCGGGTCTTGCCACTTCGTCGTTTACCCGCACTTTCATTGTTGCCCGGACACATCCCCGCCCAGGACGCCAAGTGGTGCGCACTTGGAAACCGGCTCATGTCGGTACCAATCTCCGCCAGTATGAGTTCCGCCGTCCGCTTGCCAATTCCAGGTATCGTCTGGATTCGCCGGAGATCTTCGTCAATAGGGCGCATCCGCTGCTCGATTTCAGCACTCACTTCCTCGATCAACTCATCAAGGTGATCGATGTGCCGAAGCTGGACAGCAAGCATCATCTGTTGATGCGGACGCACAACCCCATGCAATGCACGTTTCAGTTCTGCGGTCTTGTTGCGTAGGCGCCCCTTCACGAGCTCCTTGAGCCGTGATTCATCAATTTGGCCACCAATGAGTTCAGTGAGGATGGCTCGACCCGATACACCAACCACATCACTTGCCACCGATGCCAACTTGATATTTGCTCCTTCAAGGACTTTCTGGAGGCGGTTGACTTCATTGGCACGTTCCCGGATGAGAGACTTTCGGTACCGGACGAGTTCCCGCAGTTCACGCTGATTTCGGTCAGGGATATAGCTCCCCTTGAGCAGACCATGGCGTAGCAGGTCCGCTATCCACTCAGCGTCCCGGACATCCGTCTTTCGGCCAGGAACCTGTTTGATATGCTGGGCATTAACGACCAACGCTTCGAGATCCTTGTCTTCGAGAAGGTTGAAGATCGGCTTCCAAAAGACACCCGTACTTTCCATCGCCACATGCGTGCATCCGTGACCGAGAATCCACTCTATTAGGGACTCCAGGTCATCGGTCATCGTTCCGAACGTCTGAACCTCCTCGTATCATAGTTCTTGAAGTTCTTATTCGTTGAATTTCCAGTAGGTCCGGAACTGCTGGAGCTTCACATCAGAATTTCCAGAGCCGGCTTCTGATTTCGATCTCAATGAGTCATCGTTCATTTGAATGAATCGTGGGTCTGAGGGAGCTTCCCCATCCACCATTGGTTCTTGCTGTGTCGTGCCACCCCGGATGGGGAAGCTACCCGACATTCATGTTTTATTGAATTTGGAGTGCCATTTTGTCGGTACTTCGTTTCTTTGTCATGCGCTCTTTGACAACTACATCACTGCCACATCTGGTTGGAGGAGGCTCCAACCAGATGTCGCTACCTGTACCCGACCTGCCTGTGGGACAATGGGGTCAGCAAGTTTTTCTCGGGAGATTTCTTTTCCTCCTTGCGGACCTTTCGGTACTGCTGTTTTAAGCCTGATACCCAGGATCCACCGCCCAATCTTTAACCGCTGGTTGCACCTCCGTCTTTGGATGGGGCGTAGTGGCCCGTAAATTGACATCCCGACGGATGAGTGCTGATGACGAGGCTGAGGTAGGTGGTTCCCACGGGCACCCAGGTCCGGGACTGACTTGACTTTACCATCCTGAATGGAGGTGAATTGATTGTCTAAACTGCATGTTGGTATTGACGTGAGCTTGCGTTCCCACCATGTTCAATTGATGGATGGGAGCGGACAAGACTTGGCTTCGTTTAACGTCGACAATAACCAGCCGGGCGCAGACACGCTCATTCGCAGGGTATTAGAGACTACCGTAGCCAAGCAAATGGATTCGGTCGTCATTGGCATGGAGGCAACTTCCAATCTCGGATGGCATCTAGCACATTACCTACAGCAGCAATTCGACGGGTATCGCCCCAACTTAGATACCCACATTCACGTTCTAAATGCTCGTAAAGTGGCTCGTTTTAAGAAGGGATATGACACCCTTCCAAAAACGACCGCATCGATGCCTGGGTGATTGCAGACCATCTGCGGTTTGGTCGTCTCCCTCAAGCCATGACAGACTCTGTTCAATTTGAAGCATTGCAACGCCTAACCCGTACTCGGTTTCATTTGGTTCAAAGCATCACTCGAGACAAGACGTATTTCTTGAACCAACTCTTTTTGAAGTTCAGTGGACTTCGCCAGGACAATCCGTTCTCCGATTCTTTTGGAACGACTTCTCTCGCTGTGATTCAAGAGCTAGAGCCTGAGCAAGTGGCGCAAATGCCGTTACAGGAACTCGTTGACTTCCTTGTTGATAAGAGTCGGAACAAGTTTGAGAATCCAGAAGAGACTGCAAAAGAATTGCAAAAGGTTGCACGCAATTCCGTTCGCTTAGACAAGGTTATGAAAGACCCTGTCAACCTGTCGTTGTCCGTCACGCTCAGTGTGATCCAACACATGGAGTCTGAGGTGAAGAAACTCGACAAAGCCATTGCCAGGCTGATGAAGGCAATTCCAAATACGTTAGAGAGCGTCCAAGGCATTGGCCCAGTGTACGCTGCTGGCCTGATTGCCGAGATTGGTGACATACAGCGATTCAAGAACCACAGTGCTTTAGCCAAGTATGCAGGCTTGGTATGGAACCAGTACCAATCTGGCGAATACGAGGCGGATGAAACGTCTCGTATGCATACCGGCAATAAGTATCTGAGATATTACCTGATCCAAGCCGCAGACAAGGTCCGCAGGTATGATTCTGAGTACGTAGCGTTTTACCAAAAGAAATCCAATGAAGCATTGAAACACAAGCACAAAAGAGCACTCGTCCTGACTGCACGAAAATTGGTACGCTTGGTGTTCACACTACTGACCACCAACCAGCTGTACACACCCCCGGAGAGGAGGAGGTAGCTTCATCTCAGCCGAACCGGAATTTCCAGTTATGAGCCCCTACTGCTGAACTGAAAATTCGGTATACAAGGGGGTCTTGTTAAGTGCACTCTTCTTCACCCCAAATTGCAAGACTTTACCTAATCCATTTCCAATCCAAATCGATTACCCACTTGACTTCTTACCGCTGGGCTTAGTCTCCGGTGTGATAACACATCCAACGACCTTCTTCTTGTGGACATCCAGTCCGCAGCATCGCTCGTGTACAACCTGCATAATGCTGCCACTCCCCACTGAAAGAAGTACAGCCACGTGGCGACCGATGCGATAGGAATTCTACCGTACGTGCTTCCCGACAGCGGGAGCGACAAATCGTGGTGCTCCAGGTCGCCAACTCCGTCTTATGCACGGACTCGTAGTACCAGGGGGCGACGAGCTCCGTGTGGCTGTCTAGCGACATAGTAGATCACTGATACACATTTTCATAGATTGTGGTGCCGCCTGCCGCCATGGGGGTCTTATGTGCAATAGCAAATGATACTTATCTCTTAATATTTTTAGGAGACGTAAACGTATAGATAAAATCAATCCGAGGCAATCATGATGTTTAATCTACTCGCGCTAGCTAGCTCAAGGGGTGGCATTAATTGCGTTCCGGAATCCCCTAGATTGCGAGCGGTAAACGATGACAGCTTGGCGTTAACGCGCTTTGACGGTATTTAAAAGACATACGGTTCAGTATGCTGTACAAATGTGTAAGAACAGATTAATATTTCGACTATACGCATCGGAAAAATAGTTTTAAGTCAGATTTAAGAAGAGGGGATTTACATTGAAACCACGTCCGAAGATTGCACGGAACATCACGGAGTTAATTGGCTCAACACCATTACTGCGCCTTAACCACATCAGTAACGACACCGGAGCCGAGGTTCTTGCAAAGGTGGAGTACTTCAATCCACTAGGCAGCGTAAAGGATCGAATCGGTTTTGCCATGATTGATTCTGCTGAGAAGAACGGTTTGATTCGTCCTGGTGCCACCACCATTATTGAACCGACAAGTGGCAACACAGGGATCGCACTGGCATTTGTTTCTGCTGCTAAGGGCTATCGCTGCATCTTGTGCATGCCGGACACTATGAGCGTTGAACGACGCAATCTGATGAAGGCGCTGGGGGCCGAACTAGTCCTTACAGAAGGGGCGAAAGGGATGAAAGGGGCCATAGCCAAAGCCCAAGAACTGAAGAAGGAAATAGCTGACTCGTTTATTCCTCAGCAGTTTGAAAACCCGGCAAATCCAGAAATCCATCGCAACACAACGGCACTCGAAATTTGGGAGGACACCGATGGCAAAGTTGACATCTTTGTCAGCGGTATCGGCACCGGCGGAACCATTACCGGCGTTGGAGAGGTTCTCAAGGCCCGCAAGGAATCCGTACACATAGTGGCCGTTGAACCTGAGGATTCTCCAGTGCTATCCGGTGGAACTCCCGGCCCACATAAGATTCAAGGTATTGGTGCCGGATTTGTACCGGAAGTGTTAAACACAAACGTTTACGGTGAAGTGATCCGTGTTACCAATGACGAGGCTTTTGAATCGGCAAGATCCATTGCGAGATCAGAAGGACTCCTCGTTGGCATCTCCTCGGGAGCAGCCATACATGCCGCTAAGATCATCGCTAGCCGTCCTGAGAACAAGGGTAAGACGATTGTTGTGCTTCTTCCTGATACTGGTGAACGTTATCTCTCTACCCCCTGTTCCAATTTGAATAAGGGCTGGAGCGACTCAATAGAGCGCCCCGAGGATTCACCTGATGCTACAGCGTAAGTAACATCGGCGCGTACAAAGGGTATAGTTTCCCATCAGGGCCCGGTTCTTAAATGACACCGGGCCTTTTGACGGACAAATCTCTTGTGCATATAGAGACATTGAACAGGTAACGACATTCTGCATTAAGGCCAATACTATCCTGAAAATAATTGAGCGATGACCAGGGTAAAACGACATACTGAAATAAGCCCACCACAAGATGGGTTTTAAAAGGAACTCTGTGATGTCTGGAGATCATTTATGCAACAGGTTTTACGGTGACCTCCAACCCGAGTGATTGCAACTTCCGGATCGCCTGCTTTACGACTGCGTCTTTCTTGCGTGCTTCGTAATATGTTGGGCCGAGTTCAATATAAGGCTGACGTCGCTGTAACACGTAATACACGATGGTTAAGATGCTGTGGGCCACTGCAACTGCTGCACGGTTTTTGCCTCTTCGAGCTGCAATTCGATGGTACTGGGCAGAGAGATAAGTCTGCTTCGTTCTCGCCGCTGCGCGTGCTGCTTCCACCAGCGCTGCTCTGAGTTTTTGATTCCCTTTGCGTGTTTTCCCCGACTTTCGTTTCCCGGCGCTTTCATTGTTCCCTGGAGCCAGTCCTGCCCAAGAGCATAAATGGGCAGCAGACGGAAATTGGGTCATGTCTGTCCCAATTTCAGCCAGAATTTGTTCTGCTGTTCGTCGACCGACACCGGGGATGGTGTCCACTAGCTCCAGGTCTTCTTCAAAAGGGAGCATGCGCTCCTTGACTTCTTCATCCAGCCGGGCAATCTCTTCATCCAAGTAATCGATGTGACGTAATTGGGCTGCCAGCATCATTCGTTGGTGGGAGCCCATAAGCCCATTCAGTGCCTTGTGCAAATCGGCCTTCTTCGCCTTCATCCGGCCTTTGGCTAACCCTAACAATACCTCCGGGTCTTCTTCTCCGTGGATCATTGCTTCCAACATCGCCCGCCCAGATTTGCCAAGTGTATTGCTGGCCACTGCAGAAAGCTTGATGTTGGCACCTTCCAACACCTTTTGAACCCGATTCACCTCTCTTGCCCGCTCGTCAATGAGACTTCGGCGGTAGCGAATGAGTTCTCGTAGTTCCCGTTGTTCACGGTTGGGGATGTAACTGGCTTGCAACAGCCCGTGGCGGAGCAATCCGGCGATCCATTCGGCATCCTTCACATCGGTCTTACGGCCCGGAACGTTCTTCATGTGCTTGGCGTTCACCACAAGCACTTGACAGTCCGCCGACTCCAGAAGGTTGTAGATTGGCTTCCAGAATGAAGCTGTGCTTTCCATAGCAACATGCGTGCATTCATGTTGTCCTAACCAGTCAACCATCTCCAGGAGATCCTCCGTCATCGTGGAGAACGTGCGAATCTCCTTGGCCTCCGGCGTCAGCACACAGGCGACCACCGTCTTCTTGTGCACATCGAGGCCGCAACAACGTTCGTATACGACATCCATGCCAATCCTTCCTGATGGACTGGTAATATTGAAGGGCTGGTGCAACGACCATAACGGATCATTCTATCCTGCGTGCTTCTCCGAGGAGGAGAGCGACATTCTGTGGTGCACCTGGTCGTCGTAGTCAGTCTAATCAGCGGGCTCGAGGCACCAAGGAGTGACGACCTGCCTTCGCCAGCCACCAAAAAATCATTCAACACAAAGGCATTTTCATCCTTCTGCTGGTGCCGCCCCGGCGGCATGGGAGTCTAATCTATGTGTACAAACGAAGCTACAGTTCACAGCGATTCTGGATCAGGCGTTTCCCGAGTACAGGGGCGTATTTGGTGACCTCTACTCGAAGGTCTCCTTATATGTATTGCGGGAGTTTCCGACAGCAGAATCCGTTCTCGCAGTCACACAAAATGAGCTGGCAAGTCGAGTCGATGCATTATGTCCAAGCCGTTCATCAAAATGGGCATCTGGAAAAGCTGAGGAAATCATCGCAGCAGCTACCCAGAATCCATTTTACGGGGCTCGATTGCAAAGCCACATCTTCAGTTTGAGGATGTACATCGAGATCATCCTTCAATACCAAGAGCACCTATCCACACTTGAGAATGAGATAGATGCTCTCGCTGAAACATTTGAAGAGTGGAGAGTTGTTCAATCCACCCCCGGTGTTGGAGAGAAAATCGCCGCCACGATTATCTCGGAAATTGGGGAGATTGATCGGTTTAATCACCCAAAGAACCTTGTTGCTTTTGCTGGTGTCGATCCAAGTGTATTCGCATCAGGCAAGTTCATAGCGAGCGTCAATCGAATCACGAAACGAGGCTCCAACAGGCTCCGACACACGCTTTACGTTGCCGTACTCTGTGGGTTGAGAAAGTCAGGTTGCAAGAGACTCAAGGCGTTCTACGACAGAAAACGCGAAGAGGGCAAACCTCACAAACTTGCCGTCGTAGCGTGTATTAACAAAATGATTCACTGGATTTATGCAATACTGAAGCACAACAAAACATTCCTAGACTTGGCATAGTGACCAGTAACGTCACGTAAAGAGAAAAACCTTCCAACTCATCTGGAGGGTTATTCAAAAGCGGCGCACACAAATTGATTCATTTCTCGGATAACAAAGACGGTGTACGCATTGACCCTCAATGTGTACACCGTATCTCGATGGAGAAGTGGTTTATGAACGATTCCTCAAATTCACGAGAACATCATCGAGTAGAAAGTTATTTTCTAGCGTTGCTTCTTCCACCTCGACGATTCTTCGATCTTGATAGTAGTTTGCTCTTGTGAATGGGTCTCCCGCAAGTAATCCTTCTGCTTCTTCCTGTGAGTCGGCTTTCAGAATCATGATTGCAGTTCCGTCTTTACCGGGACCGCAAAAGGGTAATTTGCCCTGTCGTTTGAGTTCTCCCAAATACGAGACATGCCCCTGTATGAGTTCGTCCGTCATCAAATGCCTTTGCTTATTTGACAAATGAACGATAAATTGTCTGTTCATTCCGCTGCCTCCTGTAACATTCGGTTCAAATTCTCAACTTGTTCTTTTAACTGTGCGAACTCTCCATTCAACACGGTGTTCAGTGCCTTGTCTGCCTCTACCAGCAGTGGGTACGCCTTATCGCATGCCTCCTTTCCCGCATCAGTCAAACTGACCAATGTCTCTCTCCTATTACTGGGGTTGAGAACTCGGTTGACCAACCCGCTACGTTCCATTCTGGACAAAAGTGTAGTGACGGTTGGACGCTCCAGCTCAAGTAGATGGCTGATTTCGCTCGGATTTGCGTATTCCTTGTCACGCAGTACGCCAAGCACGTAAACAGAGGAGGGAGTTAGCCCAAGCGGCTTGAGGTAATTCCCATACCATGCAAATACTTTCTTACGTGCCTGTGTCAACTGGAACGCCAAACAGTTTGTATAAATCTCTTTATGATCCATGATTCGTATACTAACAATTAGTATACGAATAGTCAATGAGAGCACCCTGATCTGGAATCCTTGAACGGTCTATGCCGAGATTTTACCTACGTTGGACACACTCAAGTTGTAGTAACAATCAGCGTGGCAAAGCAAATCGGGATCACGCTCACCAGTCTCATGTGACACGTAAAAGATGCTCCCAATGTCTTGACCTTTCAGAATTGGCTCGTTGCATAACGCACAAGTCCCTTGCGGTACGGAGGATTTATAACGAACATTTTTATTGTCAATGCACGACATAGCGAGGAAACGACGTTCCCACGTACCAGCGGCAATATCACGGGTCGTATCGACATAAGCAAACCACGTCATATAGTTGTCCAGGTATTTTGTGGAGACACCTTTGAAACGTTCCATCCATCCCTTCAAACGGCTGTGGTAGGCATTCACACTTTGGATGTGGTAAATACCTCTTGAATGCTCACCTTTGTTCTGATTGAGAACCACGTGTTTAATGCCAGCGTTTTTGCAGACGGTTTTGTACCCACGGAAAGCATCAGTACACAACACCGTGTCTGAACCGATTGCAGGCAATAACTGACGAGAAATTTCTTCTGTTTTCATGCTTGGCATGACCAATGACACCGTACGAGCGGTCCGGTCACGCAATACCAGTACAGGCACTTGCTCCTTACT
This is a stretch of genomic DNA from Alicyclobacillus dauci. It encodes these proteins:
- the cysK gene encoding cysteine synthase A — protein: MKPRPKIARNITELIGSTPLLRLNHISNDTGAEVLAKVEYFNPLGSVKDRIGFAMIDSAEKNGLIRPGATTIIEPTSGNTGIALAFVSAAKGYRCILCMPDTMSVERRNLMKALGAELVLTEGAKGMKGAIAKAQELKKEIADSFIPQQFENPANPEIHRNTTALEIWEDTDGKVDIFVSGIGTGGTITGVGEVLKARKESVHIVAVEPEDSPVLSGGTPGPHKIQGIGAGFVPEVLNTNVYGEVIRVTNDEAFESARSIARSEGLLVGISSGAAIHAAKIIASRPENKGKTIVVLLPDTGERYLSTPCSNLNKGWSDSIERPEDSPDATA
- a CDS encoding IS110 family RNA-guided transposase, which translates into the protein MDVVYERCCGLDVHKKTVVACVLTPEAKEIRTFSTMTEDLLEMVDWLGQHECTHVAMESTASFWKPIYNLLESADCQVLVVNAKHMKNVPGRKTDVKDAEWIAGLLRHGLLQASYIPNREQRELRELIRYRRSLIDERAREVNRVQKVLEGANIKLSAVASNTLGKSGRAMLEAMIHGEEDPEVLLGLAKGRMKAKKADLHKALNGLMGSHQRMMLAAQLRHIDYLDEEIARLDEEVKERMLPFEEDLELVDTIPGVGRRTAEQILAEIGTDMTQFPSAAHLCSWAGLAPGNNESAGKRKSGKTRKGNQKLRAALVEAARAAARTKQTYLSAQYHRIAARRGKNRAAVAVAHSILTIVYYVLQRRQPYIELGPTYYEARKKDAVVKQAIRKLQSLGLEVTVKPVA
- the rpoZ gene encoding DNA-directed RNA polymerase subunit omega — its product is MLYPSIDSLTDMFGSKFSIVIMAAMRARQLQAGAKRLSNVETSRNVTIALNEIHDKQISFYQTTEIPRRTK
- a CDS encoding MarR family winged helix-turn-helix transcriptional regulator, which translates into the protein MDHKEIYTNCLAFQLTQARKKVFAWYGNYLKPLGLTPSSVYVLGVLRDKEYANPSEISHLLELERPTVTTLLSRMERSGLVNRVLNPSNRRETLVSLTDAGKEACDKAYPLLVEADKALNTVLNGEFAQLKEQVENLNRMLQEAAE
- a CDS encoding TetR/AcrR family transcriptional regulator — its product is MASRPGLNKMIIVNAAGELADEIGLDKLTLSLVADRLGVRTPSLYNHIEGLDGLKRELSLLGLHELDRCMQRAAIGKAGHDAIASMLHAYRAFAKERPGVYESTLRAPAPDDLEVESASKAIIDTVLTVLKPYQLKSDDAIHVVRAFRAIGHGFATLEGAGAFGIPLEHDESYQRLISTFLSGLDRLTTQ
- a CDS encoding YciI family protein produces the protein MNRQFIVHLSNKQRHLMTDELIQGHVSYLGELKRQGKLPFCGPGKDGTAIMILKADSQEEAEGLLAGDPFTRANYYQDRRIVEVEEATLENNFLLDDVLVNLRNRS
- a CDS encoding MBL fold metallo-hydrolase; the encoded protein is MRLTTFGQCIQITFFPGVFPVNCYLVKEDDGATLIDTAFPSSANAIQQAAGSLGLSISRILLTHGHGDHVGALDQLRRALPTAEIMISERDSRLLSGDTSLDAGESQAKIKGDIKTCQTKPTHFLKDGDRIGSLQVISCPGHTPGHVAFLDERDGTLIAGDAFQTHGGIAVSGTLRPLFPFPALATWHKSTALESAKRLRALRPTQLAVGHGRVLNDPLDAIDRAIERGERNLRRSM
- a CDS encoding IS1595 family transposase, which gives rise to MNIRHLREAHFKSGMVCPRCKGKSTVRYGKFSKTSDRQRYKCKSCGRTFTDLTGTPLAYVKKPANMWDEVARCMRDGYSCRRIAKELGIAVSTAFEWRHRILASLRTRTDLTITLNGIVEADETFFRKSYKGSHFKNKMDPDARREAFFKVFGRYPRRHGKEAHKRGRSKEQVPVLVLRDRTARTVSLVMPSMKTEEISRQLLPAIGSDTVLCTDAFRGYKTVCKNAGIKHVVLNQNKGEHSRGIYHIQSVNAYHSRLKGWMERFKGVSTKYLDNYMTWFAYVDTTRDIAAGTWERRFLAMSCIDNKNVRYKSSVPQGTCALCNEPILKGQDIGSIFYVSHETGERDPDLLCHADCYYNLSVSNVGKISA